In one Dermacentor variabilis isolate Ectoservices chromosome 4, ASM5094787v1, whole genome shotgun sequence genomic region, the following are encoded:
- the LOC142579435 gene encoding xyloside xylosyltransferase 1-like, with amino-acid sequence MQSITARLAVYSLFVLGVFVIIWCNLSGVPPPKYRHQTSNLSPLSTIAPLVAPVETTTGAASAACEASRTSTAHGKVDVVFVAKWAYRNMKVTRTMSHCLKSMLARTKSSVRFHVLADPQSYMRLSRTLGSVQNESKRKFQFFLYNITAVEASNREVIELMRLLFFTKDVGRYNDDMFFITEIFHRVFDLERILFIDLDLKFAEDVAKLYGHFDCFDNETLIGIGHDLQPQYRVDFQSYIDAHPGTDVGMPRPGKQGFNTGVMLMDLAAMRSSKLYNELLTYEKLAPICVKYGFNGSLGHQDFFTLIGMEYPELFFVLDCTWNRQLDTGWAHTVNATVFDAYHRCPGKVRVYHANGGARMPIPGTEDWSERKISRRKKIPLHLYPSFPSYTTQESRE; translated from the exons ATGCAGTCGATAACGGCTCGCCTGGCCGTCTACTCCCTCTTTGTGCTGGGCGTGTTTGTGATAATCTGGTGCAATCTCTCGGGCGTTCCGCCCCCGAAGTACAGGCACCAAACGTCGAACTTGTCGCCGCTGTCCACGATCGCGCCTCTTGTCGCACCGGTGGAAACCACCACCGGCGCGGCCTCGGCGGCTTGCGAGGCCTCACGGACTTCCACTGCCCACGGGAAGGTGGACGTAGTGTTCGTGGCCAAGTGGGCGTATCGCAATATGAAAGTGACGAGAACTATGAGCCACTGCCTGAAGAGCATGCTGGCCCGCACGAAGAGTTCGGTTCGCTTCCACGTGCTGGCCGACCCTCAAAGTTACATGAGACTCAGCCGCACGCTTGGCAGTGTCCAAAATGAATCGAAGAGGAAGTTTCAG TTCTTTCTGTACAACATAACTGCCGTGGAAGCGAGCAACAGGGAAGTGATCGAGCTCATGCGCCTGCTCTTTTTCACCAAAGATGTCGGCCGGTACAACGACGACATGTTCTTCATCACCGAGATCTTTCACCGAGTGTTCGACCTGGAGCGCATTCTGTTCATCGACCTCGACCTCAAGTTCGCAGAGGACGTCGCGAAGCTGTACGGGCACTTCGACTGCTTCGACAACGAGACTCTGATCGGCATTGGCCACGACCTGCAGCCGCAGTATCGCGTCGACTTTCAGTCGTACATCGACGCGCATCCCGGTACCGACGTGGGCATGCCGAGGCCCGGTAAGCAGGGGTTCAACACGGGCGTCATGCTCATGGACCTGGCCGCGATGCGCTCGTCCAAGCTTTACAATGAGCTGCTCACCTACGAAAAGCTGGCTCCGATCTGCGTGAAGTACGGCTTCAATGGGTCGCTGGGACACCAGGACTTCTTCACGCTCATTGGGATGGAGTACCCCGAGTTGTTCTTCGTGCTGGACTGTACGTGGAACCGCCAGCTGGACACCGGTTGGGCCCACACCGTGAACGCGACGGTGTTCGACGCCTACCACAGGTGTCCCGGAAAGGTGCGCGTCTATCACGCCAACGGAGGTGCCAGGATGCCCATTCCGGGCACTGAAGACTGGTCGGAGAGAAAAATATCCAGGAGAAAGAAAATCCCTTTGCACCTGTACCCAAGTTTTCCGAGCTACACAACTCAAGAGAGCCGCGAGTAA